From the genome of Cellvibrio japonicus Ueda107, one region includes:
- a CDS encoding multicopper oxidase family protein: MINRRNLLISSAAGLVAASLPLRAQEHHAHDHHAMQDKVDHSTHHHQDQPASPHNPSQGHHHNIEGKSLFNQEIPHVSTQKPAITDQGYRPVITPNGRTLGYKMNAGIKEFHLIAQEIEHEFAPGTKIKAWGYNGSTPGPTIEVVEGDRVRIFVTNQLPEHTSIHWHGILLPWGMDGVSGLTQKPIQPGETFVYEFTLQQHGTHMYHPHADEMVQLAMGMMGLFIIHPKTPDEPVVDRDYALLLHNWAVHPGTYRPDPSVMSEFDLWTMNSKVFPAIESMVAQTGERVRIRTGNLSMWNHPIHLHGVQFEVTGSDGGRWPQHQWRKEVTEIVGVGQARDIEFTAVPGDWAFHCHMSHHTMNAMGHGIPNMLGVKQPEAQIAQLVPGYMAMGEQGMGGHQDHTDSGHMPGPENTLPMMMGKGRYGNIEMGGMFSLVRVRDLLDGDPGLYSPPEGTQAKPVNALPEGIPV, translated from the coding sequence ATGATTAATCGTCGCAACTTATTAATCAGCAGTGCTGCCGGACTGGTTGCTGCCAGCTTGCCCTTGCGAGCCCAGGAACACCATGCGCATGATCATCACGCCATGCAGGACAAGGTTGACCATTCAACCCATCACCACCAGGACCAACCCGCATCACCACATAATCCAAGCCAGGGGCATCACCATAATATTGAGGGGAAATCCCTTTTTAATCAGGAAATTCCCCACGTCAGTACCCAAAAACCTGCAATCACGGATCAGGGATATCGTCCGGTGATAACACCTAACGGGCGCACACTGGGTTACAAAATGAATGCAGGGATTAAGGAATTTCACTTGATCGCCCAGGAAATTGAACACGAATTTGCTCCTGGCACAAAAATCAAAGCCTGGGGCTACAACGGCAGTACACCCGGCCCCACCATCGAAGTGGTAGAGGGCGACCGCGTGCGCATTTTTGTTACCAACCAATTGCCCGAGCACACCAGTATCCACTGGCATGGCATTCTCTTGCCCTGGGGGATGGATGGTGTCAGCGGTTTAACGCAAAAGCCTATTCAACCGGGTGAAACCTTTGTGTATGAATTTACCCTGCAACAACACGGCACCCACATGTATCACCCACACGCCGACGAAATGGTGCAGTTGGCCATGGGCATGATGGGTCTGTTTATCATTCATCCTAAAACACCCGATGAACCGGTGGTGGACCGCGATTACGCCTTACTGCTGCACAATTGGGCCGTTCACCCGGGCACCTATAGGCCCGACCCGAGTGTAATGAGTGAATTTGATTTATGGACCATGAACAGCAAGGTATTCCCGGCAATTGAATCCATGGTCGCGCAAACCGGTGAGCGGGTGCGCATCCGCACCGGCAATCTGTCCATGTGGAACCACCCGATTCATTTGCACGGCGTGCAATTTGAAGTCACCGGCTCCGATGGTGGCCGCTGGCCACAACATCAATGGCGCAAGGAGGTCACCGAAATTGTCGGCGTGGGACAGGCGCGCGATATTGAATTTACCGCGGTGCCGGGCGATTGGGCTTTCCACTGCCATATGAGCCACCACACCATGAATGCCATGGGGCACGGTATTCCCAATATGCTCGGGGTAAAACAACCGGAGGCGCAAATAGCACAGCTAGTGCCCGGCTATATGGCCATGGGTGAACAGGGCATGGGCGGACACCAGGATCACACCGACTCAGGCCATATGCCCGGCCCGGAAAATACCCTGCCGATGATGATGGGCAAGGGGCGTTACGGCAATATCGAAATGGGCGGCATGTTCAGCCTGGTCAGGGTGCGCGATCTATTGGATGGCGATCCCGGACTCTATTCGCCGCCCGAAGGCACTCAGGCAAAACCGGTGAATGCCCTGCCCGAGGGGATTCCCGTTTAG